A region of Vitis riparia cultivar Riparia Gloire de Montpellier isolate 1030 chromosome 12, EGFV_Vit.rip_1.0, whole genome shotgun sequence DNA encodes the following proteins:
- the LOC117927118 gene encoding uncharacterized protein LOC117927118, which yields MEGAERQGRWKNLKQRLRFKGIGCCGSSWSYNASSMSILEEIHHEEEEELIIGVRPIPATNRRSSAYVSQIPAASGMNLASALAAERNSRTVGPTTAAATAVPLKTLMRLIEETDGVDLMKNRDKEGGGDGVCCVCMERNKGAAFIPCGHTFCRVCSRELWLNRGCCPICNRSILEILDIF from the coding sequence ATGGAGGGAGCAGAAAGGCAGGGAAGGTGGAAGAATCTGAAGCAACGGCTGAGATTTAAGGGCATTGGGTGTTGTGGGAGTTCGTGGAGTTACAATGCCTCCAGCATGAGCATTTTAGAAGAAATCCaccatgaagaagaagaagaattgatCATCGGCGTGCGTCCGATTCCGGCCACCAACCGCCGAAGTTCAGCTTACGTGAGTCAGATTCCGGCAGCGTCGGGAATGAACTTAGCGTCGGCGTTAGCTGCGGAGCGTAACTCGCGGACTGTGGGTCCCACCACAGCCGCTGCGACTGCAGTGCCTCTGAAGACGTTGATGAGACTGATTGAAGAAACGGACGGTGTAGATTTGATGAAGAATAGAGACAAAGAGGGAGGAGGCGATGGTGTGTGCTGCGTGTGCATGGAGAGGAATAAAGGCGCGGCTTTTATCCCATGTGGGCACACCTTCTGCAGGGTTTGTTCCAGGGAGTTGTGGCTTAATCGAGGGTGCTGTCCTATTTGCAACCGTTCGATTCTCGAGATTCTTGATATCTTTTAG